CAATAACTCGGCCgctaaataaacgttttgtacgTCAAAACAACAGGCGTTGGTCAAAATATCAATTGCCATTATTTTActcaaataaacaaaacacatAAAACAGTATCTTGTAAGCATTTATAATAACTACTTTGATATTTGAAGAAGTCAGTAAGCCAGGATTGAATAACTCTGATGGTAAGCCAGTCTCAACTGTTTGTACAGTCAAGCCGCGCCAAGCCATGCCATGAAGCATGTGAATGTCAGACGTCTTTTGTCACATGTGCGTCGACGTCGTAAACAACGTTTGATTGCCTATTAACTGTCTTATTATTCGTTCTTCATTTGAACCTCTTTGGACCACTTTAGCGTGCCCATCAGAAGCAAGCTGTGACAGGCGTGATGAGCACGAGTAAAAATAACCGCAAGCGATATCTAGAACCCGATGCGTGGAATGATCGTTTGCCGAAATCTACGCATTATGAAGTAAGAAAGAATGCTACCGCGCGTTCAACACCGCCTGCTATGGACGTCGGTTCAGAACATGTGGTCACAAGTGCGTCTGAATCCTCGGACGATGATGAAGCATCCGTGTCAGTCGAGGACATTGGACGAGAAAACAACATCGTAGGAGAAGAGTCGGCTGGCGACTGCGACACCGACGATGAATTGTCAGATCAACTCTCAAATGCGACGGAGCCGTCTGATGCTCTGCCAAGCTCCAACTTCTTTCGGTTGGAGTTTGCGCGCCCGCTTGGCAACGCAAACACCTTGTCTGTAGGGGATGCCCTCGTGCTTGTAATGGACTTCGCAATTAAGCATGGTTTGTCGTGGACTGCCATTGAAGACCTGTTAAAATTATGTAATAATATTTTAGGAACGAATCTGCTTCCAAACAGCAAGTACCTGTTCAGAAAGTTCACTGCAACTTCACCACAAGATATGAAGTTCTACTTTTACTGCCCGTTTTGCAATCGGCTGCTGGCCAAGACAGGTGGTAGCTTAAGTGAACGCAATAGTCTGACTGGTATGTGCTGTGGAAAGGGCTACACCGGCCGGAAGTTGACAGCAGATGGCTCCTTTTTTGTTGGCTTGCCATTAAAAAAGCAAATTTCATCCGTGCTCGCTGATGATGGTTTGAGAGAAGACCTTTACAAAtcattaaatgaaaaaaaagacacagaaaaTGCTAGTGTGTCAGATGTGACTGATGGTGCCTTCTATCTGACCCAGCGAAAAAAGCTTGGTTGCCAGAAAGATGACATCACATTAACTGTCAGTGCAGATGGAAGCCCTGTATTTAAATCAACTAACTACTCCATTTGGCCTGTACATCTGACTGTGAATGAGCTTCCACCACACAGACGGTGGAGCAACATCATTTGTGCGCTCTTGTGGTATGGTACCAAACATCCAGACATGACATTAGTTCTCGAGGCATTCGCCGAACAAATGAACGAACTCTCTACTGAAGGAATCTGCTGGAATGTGAATGGTCGACAAGTGCATTCAAAGGTATCCTGTGTCTCCTTAAAATATTGCACCTATTCAGTTTTGTTTTACTCACGCAGTTACATAGATGTAGTGCTAGGAATGCAAATGACAGCCTTCTCGAACTTTCTAGGTGTACTGCATAACTGCTGTTGCTGATGCACCAGCCCGGGCTTCCATGCAGAACGTCCTACAGTTCAATGGCTATTATGGCTGTTCCTGGTGCCTACATCCTGGAGAATTCATTGAAGGTATAATAATATCTACCTTTTTGCTGGTTATATGTGTTTATGAGTGTCACCTGTTATTTGTGTTCTGCCAAAGCTACATAAGTCTCGTCTTAACTTCTGCAGGATGTGTGAAGTACCCTGTTGGTTCAACTTTTGAAGACAGGACTGCAGCTAGCATGTTGACTGACATGCAAATGGCAGCGAAAATGAAGCGCTCTATCAAAGGGGTGAAGGGGCCATCACCTCTCCTCAACGTTCCTGGATTTGACATTGTCTGGAGCTTTCGCCCTGATTACATGCATGCTGTGTTGCTTGGAGTTGTACGCCAAGTCACAGAACTGTGGTTTTCAGACACAGGAAGGGCATGTTATATTGGGTCTCCTCGGACATTAAGGGAAGCAGATGAGCGTCTCCTAAGCCAGAGACCTCCAGTGTGCTTTAATAGAACACCGAGATCTCTTAAGCTTCGAAAGTATTGGAAGGCATCTGAGTGGGAGTCTTGGCTCCTCTTCTACAGCCTTCCATGTCTGAAAGGCATCCTGCCAGCTCAGTTTCTGGAGCACTTTGCTCTCCTGGTGTCTTCAGTGTATACCCTGTTAAAGAGTCATGTGACATCACAAGAAATTGACGACTGTACATTAGAAATAACAAAGTTTGTTGTCATGACCGAATGTAATTATGAGAAAGCACAGATGACTTCTAATATGCACACACTGCTGCATTTGCCAAAGAGTGTGCTACTGCATGGACCACTTTGGGCTATCTCATGCTTCGAATTCGAAAGCAACATGGGTAACCTAGTAAGACTTGTGTCTTCATCAAACGGTATCCCTTTTCAAATCTTGTCACGAATTCTTCTAATGAGCAATTTTAATCAGCTTCTATCTATGGCATCAGAAGAAGTTAAGGAACTTTgtttgcacacaaaaaaaaagtgcatgggAGTAAAACTGCTTGGAAAACCACAGGTGCCTTCACATGACCTAATGGAATTCGTAAATGGCAAAATCACTGGTGTGCAAAGGATTGAAGAGCATAGTCGCATCTGTGTGAATGGATGCATCATGCATACTGATAATTACAATCCAGGGTCAAGAAAAAGAGACTCAACTGCAGGGAAATTAGGAGATGACTATGTGAAAATAGAGAATATATTCAATGTCTGTAAAGTCGATGGAAGCTCTGAGATTTTCATTGTCTCTCACAATTACCAAGTGAAGAGTTTTGAAGGAGTAAGCCACCTAAAAGTAGCACGCAAATGTGCTTCAAAAGCTATTCATTCAATTTCAAGGTCTCTTCGTCCATGCATATACCTTAATTTGAATGGGACAATGTTTTTTGCGGAGTTGTGCAATCGCTATGGATCATTTTAGTGAAACAGTGATGATTCTCATTCTATCTTATGTTCACTCCCAATCATCTAAATTTTATCCATGTTACTTTTGCTGCTTATTCTGTAGAGTCCACATTTTCTCACTGTTCACTGTTAGCTCACTGTTAGTCTTTCCTAAACCTCTTTTTTTAGCTGTTTCGATGCTGTGAACTTCTTTTACAGCTGTCTCTACGACATTCAAGTTGTAGTTCCTCACACATCTGTCTGACTTCCTTTTTATCGATCAACCTCGTCAGCtcaaccagtgtttttttttttttttcagatcttgagTTGGTCATGTCACGTGCTTCTCTTTGCTTTTTCAATCATTTGTGGTTTTTGAGCTTTCAGTTCTTGCCTTAGTGCTTTACCTCCAACTTCAAGTGCTGCTTCAGAAACCATTATTGTTACAATTTTATTCATTCCCTCAATGTTGATATTTTCTTGTCTTAAAGCACTGTATTTCTATCGAAGCATTGTATTTTACCTAATCTCTATTTTTACTCTGACTTTATTAGGGTTGGCCGTTCTGGCAACTTGCTTAGCTGAAAGTGGTACATTTGCTTAAAGTGACAGTCTGAATTTCTGAGAAACCTCATTTTGGCAATTTTTTCAGAATGTGTAGCACAATGCTCTGTtaaatccacttttctttcttcacatttacactacagctacttttaataacatcccctaaCTTTCCTTttcctaataacatcccctaaaTTTCTGACCGCATACACTAATCAACTTTCATGTGACAGGGCACATCGAATAATTTTAAGTTTTTGCTACCGGATGTGCTACAGGTCATTTTTTGCAATCTTTATTAACGAAATAAAGGCATAAATTCACTTCTCATGAGAaaaacagggttggtttgagtcactatgAGGATCATTCTTTCCATTCGTGCAGTAAcctcatttcatgttctgggcagttgttGGTCCCTATGAAGGTTGTCACTTATGTGTAGACATAAGTTCAACTGTTTATTATTTTGCTTAATGGAGTACTAGGCTTAAAGCCTCATAAGTACCAATTTCACATATATTTATGCTATTACTTGGGTAAATTGTGTATGTATTTATTTACGTCTGTCCCTTTTTACGTTTGTTCCTTTTCCTTAATTATAGAAGCATAACTGAACCAAATATTAAACTGCTTGGCACAAAGTGGAACCTGTTATGGTACAAACTAGTAGTACTGTCTTAATATTCACTTGAAAACTTGTGAGACATATCACTTATTAGAAGCTGTTTCATAGCAAGTGAAACTTGAATGCATGAAGAATCAATTCAGCACATTACACTATAAGTAGCAAGGAAGCAGGACTACTTGTGAGACAACTTTGAATGTTTGAATGTTTATTTTCATATTCTATGTACATATTCTATGTACAGATAACAAACACTTGTTGGACctatagccaaaggctagtgGAAGGTCCAAATAAAGAATACATATAAAGATTTCCTAGCAAAGCAgcgagaagagaaaagaaaaaactgTGGTAATTTTCCAGTATACAAAATATTCAAGATTATTTGAAAATCCATAGTAAATCAATTCAACCAACAAGGAATATACATTACAGTACCAAAGAACAAAGTATACGGGCTACATACAGATGCAATGAGAAGATACAGTGCCATTGATCAAGAAACTATGTCGTACAAAAATCTATACATTTGAATCAGTAAGCAATAAGATGACTATAGGTGACCTGTAAAATACGTACCCTATGAGAACATAGAGATATGGCCATATGTTACCTAATAATACACACTATCGCGTGTCAGTAATTGCATAGAAAGAGCAGTAACCAAATAAGTATAAAATTCACTACCTTGAACCATACTAACAACATTTCCATAATTTACTGTGTctgtaacaaagaaagaaaatattgtttcAAGGCTTTAGGGAACTTTATGGCAATGGAACCTGTTGTGTCTCCGCTCAAAGCAAGAGGGACCATTTGACAGCAAGTGGTCTCTCTTGTGGTCTGTCAATGGAATCCACTTGCTCTGAAGTGGCACCACTTGGCAGCAAGTGGGACCTCTTGAGAGACCACTTGACAGCAAGTGGGGCCATTTAAGGGACCACTTGGCAGCAAGTGGTACCACTTGAGAGACCACTTGACAGCAAGTGGGACCACTTGAGAGACCACTTGGCAGCAAGTGGGGCCACTTAAAGGACCACTTGGCAGCAAGTGGGACCACTTGAGAGACCACTTGACAGCAAGTGGGACCACTTGAGAGACCACTTGACAGCAAGTGGGACCACTTGAGAGACCACTTGACAGCAAGTGGAACCACTTTAAAGACCACTTGGCAGCAAGTGGAACCACTTGAAATCCCACTTCAAATTTTCGCCTgggcatgggaatattgtaatagaacagaaggcaccAGAAAGGGAGgtagtattggggcattcattcataaaagtacagactggcgaagggtcaagcaggagtgcaagggaCATTTATGGCTgcaagagaaagtggcagggcaaatgacactctttggtttcgtgtacttgtggacgggagcaaaggccagagaggaaaaccaggcaatggtagtgtgtatatcaaatgacattcaggagttaggaggagagtgcgagataattatactaagagatatgaatgcgcacatagaagatatagatgggtataccgacccgacaggcaaaattatcatggatatgtgtgaaaggcttgatttgatcatttgcaacagtaccgagaagtgtgaaggacacataacatgggaggtaggaaggctgcagtcgacgatagattatgcactgatgtcacataggatgtatgataagctcaggggaatgcacatagatgaaggtggctccagaagtctgggtagtgatcccaaacgtatcaagctaagttgcggaagaacagtgaaagtgggaaggggacaagatgagcaactacaggaaaatttttattcagaaaggcaaattgaaatagccactaaacaaattgagaaagtaatcactgaggataataaaacagtgtggacctacacaaatctaattagactgtttgagctagagcttgctaagcaTGGGACAATTCACCCCggtaaagaagacacaaacccaaaagttggtggaatgaggaagtcaagagagccatagcaaaacgtcaggaagcctctagggaacacagacatgctaagcagcgttgtgaaccgacagatgatgttgaaagaaaatgggaaatctttctaagctgtcgaagagatgcatcccttctgatcaatgaaaagattagaagaaagggagctcagtggctggcagtacataaaaaatatagaaaggcagctgcaaaattttggaaccatctaaactccctaagaaatcagacgagcctagagcagagatttataactacagctcaaggtgctaggctaaaagggcacgaagctattgaatctataagaacaaggttgacagaaaaatttcaacaaaaagtgctttatgcaccacaatagacaaggatgaataaagtggcgcaatggctccattttcacaacgagagtgggaaagggctgagaaaaagcttcctagtagtacatcaacaggcccagctggcattccaattatgctgataaagacattaggtacgaagtctaagcaggctttgagagagtcaggtagtgaacaaaataataatcgacggagaagttcccgatggatggaaacttagcaggatgagcataatctataaaggaaagggggacaaagctgacataaacaactaccgtcctacatCGGTggcctacaggctggcgatgcagattataagggaaagactgcagccatagatagaggatgagggggtgctgggggaactgcagaatgggtttcggaaacacaggaggtaggaagacaatctgttctcactgacccagtgcatcgaaatagcagaaaaggaacacaggcccctgtggctagcatttttggatatcaagggagcgtacgatagcgtggttcaagaggaattgtggggagtACTGGACATACTAgacgtggaagatgtagtcactaattttttaaaggatatctataaaggtaacaaggtaattataaagtgggaaaaacaggtatccaagcccacagaggtgaaacggggacttaggcaggggtgtccactgtcacccttgatattcatgatgtacctacaaggattagaggccaaattagagggaagtggacttggcttcaacctctctttagtcaaacaaagaaaaatcattcatcaggcactaccagcattaatgtacgcagatgatatagtgctaatggccgacagcaaggaagatttgcagagattgatggacatctgcggtaatgagagagataggttagattttagattcagtaaggaaaaatcagccgtcaagatttttaatgacaatgaaggtagtgagattagaacacaggaggtcacgctagagataacagataaatacaaatatctgggcgtatggataagcaatggggcagagtacctaagggaacacgaaagatacgtgacgactgaaggtaacaggaatgcagcggtaatgaaagacatggcactgtggaattacaatagctgTGATGTacgaggaatatagaaaggggtcatggttcctgggctgacgttcggcaatgcggtcttgtgcatgagatcagaagttcaagcaagattataaattaaagcaacgtgaaataggtatacttgctttaggagctcacgggaatacaccaaatcagggagtataaggtgatatgagatggacatcatttgagggccgggaagctagcagcaagataaaatttgagaagcgattgagagaagtgggggaggagcgttgggctaggaaggttttcagctacttgtaagtgaagaatgtcgatacaaaatggaggaagcgaaccaggaaattgactggtaaatacttagaaaacagcaggtgcccaaaccaaaaagaactatcagttaagaagaaagtgaaggaaacggagaccgacatgtggagaattggcatgattataaagtccgcactagagttctatcgaacttttaagcaggaaattgtataggaaaggatctatgataatactcggggtagttctctactgtttgaggccaggacgggagtattgtgatccaaggcatatcgggccaaatacaaaggggtagacacagtatgcagtgcgtggggagaggaagaagaaactgccgaacacttgataatgttctgtgaacggcttcaccctgtagttcaggatgatagcgcagagtttttcaaaccactggagtttagggacagggcAAAGTAGACTTATAAGCGGGTAGATTTatctagaaggaggttatgtgattggtggataaagtcaaggtacgagtgaaaattaaacctttcactgcaaagtacgaatcctcaacctcactatttaaaggggaaaatatataaatctagtttttgattcattaagtattacggcttggtagcgCTAGCCACTGCCCAATCTAAAAGGCACAGctgtatccatccatccactcatccagactttaagcgggtagatttaacttgaaggaggttatctgattggtggctaaagtcaaggcacgagtgaaacttaaacccttcactgcaaagtacccgtccaactttactatttaaagagagaaaaaaaaagataaatctagtgaaTAGTTCACTAAATATAATGACTAGGTGACGGTAGCCGCCAGCCGATCTAAAGCGTACAGCCACATACATCCAACCATTCATCTATCAATCCATCTATCCACGGAGGAAAAAtcctccgtgcatccatccattcaaGGGCGTCGCTTTTTACAAACTGCACCTACCTGCACGCTTCTATCGCAGCTCGGCACGAGGAGACGGTAGCAAAAGATCTTCATtatacttttaagtttattcaaaaagaggtttttattctttttttttccaatcgTCCAAAGTGTATGCATGCGTAAATATTGCTGTTTTTGTCCCAGTGTCgcgcaagcagacgacaaaaaaaaaaaaaaagcgcggcggcTTATTTTTTGGTCGTGAGCAACCGGTGCGGATGGGGTAAGTTGTAGCGCCACAAAGCGCATAGCGGCAGGCGCCAGTACCGGAAAGGGTGTGCTGGCGCTTCACTCACTGGGCAGGTCAGTAAAACACAGTAGGTCGTGCTCAAGCGATAGCAACGCCTACTCtataggaagatgcctgccgaatgaaaaaaaaaaaaaaaaaaaacagcatgcccGCAGGCCTCtatgagaggcgaatttccagacgggagtggataaaatgccgcgctcctcagctctgactctcaattacaagccggcttaatacggcaggccgaagacgccgccagggcccatgggatcatggccgtcgtctaggtttggtcacggaggaaggagaaggtttggtcctcccttctcctctcgcacctgaaagaagaagaggacctttctgctaattaaataaagtttattcatcatcatcatcatcaacagccgcatcctttctctctttcattttgaaaatgttctcggtcgctagcgccacttgtggcggacggtgcaacaacgcaacactttgcatagcctccaaaatagtaatgcacagttgcaggtctcgaacaactctcgactgacgcgcccctatgggccgcagatgaaaaacgctaaGTTGGTACCGCCCGTCACCGTAATGAtagtgttttcgtttttttttattttcaccaaaacaaaTACAATGGCGAAAAATGGGGAGACGGTAGAAAAGCTGCAAATATAAcagcttgactaagcaccgtcaaccctacgtcagcaatgacagggtgaaaacaaaatacaacaaaaatgaaaaaaggaaaacaaatatTATAGAGTAGGAAAGAATTCAAGCAGAAGACAAAGTAAATGACAGGCCaaggtatacaaacaaaaaggaatatttcataaacacatgagcacagtAATTCGCAAAGTATGTATCATCGCTTTCGtacataagaaaggtacacaatgaggttacacaaaagaaataacaaggaaaaaatatataaagGTACACAATAAATAATGCAAAGCAATACAGAGTGACCTATGTAAACAGTACAAATCTACAAGAATAGTGTTTGCACATCGATGTTGTTTAatgtgtcaatttttatctcTTGCTGCTCGTACGAGTTCAATATAGTAGGTAGCATGTGGCTAAGTCTTTGGGTGCCGTAATTGGTGCGAGATAACGGAATTTTCCACAAGGGTTTATATCGATGGAAGTAAATGGTTTGTGTATGTTCAAAATTTGCAAGTGTCAGGAATGCGCCGAGTTTCCCTCTGTATGCGCTAATATAGGATTATAACAACCTGAATTTGTATATGTCATTTGCCTTACCAATTTTATGTTTAACAAAGAGTTGTCCTGTGTGTTCAAGGTATGATATGATTTCTATTGCCCTGATCGCCCTTTTTTGAAGTATTTTTAGCCTATTTAAATTTGTTGACGTAGTGTTTGCCCATACCAAAGTGCCGTAGTTCAAGTGGGCATGGAAAAGAGCCTGATATAAGAATCGCTTTACAGTTACGGGAAAAAGACGTCGACAACGACTTAGAGTGCCAACCACGCATCTCAACTTTAAACTAATGTGGTCTGTAAGATCATTCCAGGACATATGTTCATTAAAAACTACTCCAAGCGTCTTAATGGATTTGGTCACTGCAATTGTGTAGGGGCCTAGGGTAACATAATCTGGTACATGCAGGGATATGCCGAGAGCTTGGAAAAggacacattttgtttttgattCATTTAACATTAAATTGTTCTTGGTAGACCATTCACGAAGCTTACAATATGTGTTATGTGTTGGCCGCTAAAGCCTCGAGAGTACTGAAATCTTTTCCAGTAAAAATAATGTGCGGTCATCAGCATATATTATGAAGTTACAATTTTCACAAATTctgacaatatcatttatgtagaaTAAGAACAATACAGGTCCAGGATACTACCTTGTGGTACTCCGGTTTTAATTGGTTGTGTGCGCGATTTGAAGccatttatttcaacatactgaGACCGCGCGCACAGATATGACTGCATAAGTTTGAGTGGTATTCCCCTAAATTCATAGCATTGTAATTTTTGTAGTAACAGTTCATGAGATACACGATCAAAGGCTTTACTAAACACCAAGTGCAATGCCAGTGTCAGAAGTCTCTTTTTGACATTGCAaagtatgatttctttttgtgcTAGTAAGGCACTTTCAGTTGAAAGTTTCTTTTTGAAACCATATTGGCATTCGGTTATTAAATTTTGCTTCCTCGAGAAACTGTCAATTCtatcatttattattttttcaaggCATTTCGAGAAAACTGGTAGTATAGATATTGGGCGATAATTGCTTGTTGTTTTTATCTCCAGACTTATATATTGCAGTAACTTTCGCTAGTTGCATGTTGGTTGGGAAAATACCTGTTGATAACACTAAGTTGTACATATGTGCTAGCACTTCCGCTATGAGGTCTAATACATACTTTATTGGTCGCATTTGTATGCCGTCAGGATCACAGCTCCGAGTATTTTTTATTTTACCAAAAAACGTAATGTGGAAGTCGGTTTAAGAAAAAGTGTGTTTGATAAGTGAGTAATGTCAGTTGCTGTTTGCACGCTCTGGCTGACATTTCCGATTTTCACAAAGAAGTCATTAAACGTTTCAGCAAGGTTGATGCTATTTAATATCCTTCCACCGATGTCAAGAttatcgatggatggatggatggatggatgctatgagcgtcccccttataacggggtggtgacaagtatgccaccaggctcgacaaaaaaaaaaaaaaccttttttccttttttttatgttggcctaatgcctctacttcgataaattctatcttaatggaaaaaaggtaaattttcagcttaagttctctgccatttacggcacactgcccatattttatttttccaatatttatttttgtcctttctctctaattttctgccaccaatactctaaccgtctcttacttatttcaatcgcgggtgtgttcagctttccattgttgtccctaaaacccaaggcttcctgtaggctcgtgcccaaacgtacacctgggtggatatctccacattcaatcagaacatgctccgccgtttccttatctttcccgcagcatgtgcattgttcttcttctttactgaatcttgctttataactacgcgttctaaggcaacccgatctcgcttcaaacagtaaagcgcttccccttgaattatcgtaaaatgcctccctccttatttcatttttgccctttcggtagttactcaaagccggttttttctccatagctgccatccagtaaatcctctccgcctccctgacttttcccttaacgctctttgttgacatatggctcacaataccagccgtatatttactagtgagtcttctagttctttttctccactgtgtgtccacgctcttcctatacaaataacggaacaccttctctgcccatctactctccttcatatttcttagcctttcttcgaaccttattttgctctgcgcttccctcgcctcaaaacctgcccaccccatatcgccctttacagcctcgtttgtcgtcttcccgtgagcacccaacgcgaggcgt
The nucleotide sequence above comes from Rhipicephalus microplus isolate Deutch F79 chromosome 2, USDA_Rmic, whole genome shotgun sequence. Encoded proteins:
- the LOC142796178 gene encoding uncharacterized protein LOC142796178 isoform X1 translates to MSTSKNNRKRYLEPDAWNDRLPKSTHYEVRKNATARSTPPAMDVGSEHVVTSASESSDDDEASVSVEDIGRENNIVGEESAGDCDTDDELSDQLSNATEPSDALPSSNFFRLEFARPLGNANTLSVGDALVLVMDFAIKHGLSWTAIEDLLKLCNNILGTNLLPNSKYLFRKFTATSPQDMKFYFYCPFCNRLLAKTGGSLSERNSLTGMCCGKGYTGRKLTADGSFFVGLPLKKQISSVLADDGLREDLYKSLNEKKDTENASVSDVTDGAFYLTQRKKLGCQKDDITLTVSADGSPVFKSTNYSIWPVHLTVNELPPHRRWSNIICALLWYGTKHPDMTLVLEAFAEQMNELSTEGICWNVNGRQVHSKVYCITAVADAPARASMQNVLQFNGYYGCSWCLHPGEFIEGCVKYPVGSTFEDRTAASMLTDMQMAAKMKRSIKGVKGPSPLLNVPGFDIVWSFRPDYMHAVLLGVVRQVTELWFSDTGRACYIGSPRTLREADERLLSQRPPVCFNRTPRSLKLRKYWKASEWESWLLFYSLPCLKGILPAQFLEHFALLVSSVYTLLKSHVTSQEIDDCTLEITKFVVMTECNYEKAQMTSNMHTLLHLPKSVLLHGPLWAISCFEFESNMGNLVRLVSSSNGIPFQILSRILLMSNFNQLLSMASEEVKELCLHTKKKCMGVKLLGKPQVPSHDLMEFVNGKITGVQRIEEHSRICVNGCIMHTDNYNPGSRKRDSTAGKLGDDYVKIENIFNVCKVDGSSEIFIVSHNYQVKSFEGVSHLKVARKCASKAIHSISRSLRPCIYLNLNGTMFFAELCNRYGSF
- the LOC142796178 gene encoding uncharacterized protein LOC142796178 isoform X2, which translates into the protein MSTSKNNRKRYLEPDAWNDRLPKSTHYEVRKNATARSTPPAMDVGSEHVVTSASESSDDDEASVSVEDIGRENNIVGEESAGDCDTDDELSDQLSNATEPSDALPSSNFFRLEFARPLGNANTLSVGDALVLVMDFAIKHGLSWTAIEDLLKLCNNILGTNLLPNSKYLFRKFTATSPQDMKFYFYCPFCNRLLAKTGGSLSERNSLTGMCCGKGYTGRKLTADGSFFVGLPLKKQISSVLADDGLREDLYKSLNEKKDTENASVSDVTDGAFYLTQRKKLGCQKDDITLTVSADGSPVFKSTNYSIWPVHLTVNELPPHRRWSNIICALLWYGTKHPDMTLVLEAFAEQMNELSTEGICWNVNGRQVHSKVSCVSLKYCTYSVLFYSRSYIDVVLGMQMTAFSNFLGVLHNCCC